Genomic DNA from Buteo buteo chromosome 21, bButBut1.hap1.1, whole genome shotgun sequence:
GCCTGCCCCCCTTTCCCGCCCTGACCCCCAAGGGGGGGTTCCCCCCCGCAGATCCGTCTGCAGGAGGCATCAGCGCAGCGACGGTTTTCACGTTGGAAGCGTGATTTGATCCGCATGTCTGTCATTCGAACTCGGCCTCGGCGTCTGGGCCTGCGACGTGGGAGGGAGGGTGCTTGTTCAGTGACATATTAGTAAAGACCCTGCGCTCTCCTCCGCTGCCTCTCACTTCTGCCAGCTGTCCTAGGGGCACCCTAGATGAGGgctgtgctttttctgttgaaagACTGCAGTGTACATCAACCATAGAAGAGAAGTAGACATCTTCCATGTTTAAACACTTTTTGCAGCTACCGTTAAACAGCATGCGGTGGGGAAGAGGTACTGTTTGATATACTATGACAAATCTTTCTTGACAGACAACGGAGAACAAGTTTTGGTGGACGTGGAAGATAAAACCAACAAAGAGATAACTGAGCACATTAAAAAGATCTTGGGGAAAAGCAAGTAAGTAACACTTAATAAGTTAATGTACAGTCTAGCACACATCATACTATCCCTGCATACTATTGTTTTGTATAGAGAAGGAAATACCActtcttccagaaaaacatGAGCTAGGTGAAGTCCACAAGCTAGTAACTGTAAATCCATCTTTCTGGTAAATTGggcccagggaagggagaggaaacaTTGCCATTCAGGCTTCTGATAGTAACAAACAGATCTCTTTTCTAGAGAAACacttgaaaaagaggaaagagaaaggaaaaaactatCACATCCAGCAACTTTTGGGCCCAAGAAGTATCATCTGCGAGAATGCATGTGTGAAATTGAAGGCCAAGTTCCCTGCCCTGCTTTTGTGCCACTGCCCAAAGAGATGAGGGGAAAATATAAAGCTGCTATAAAGAACGAAGCATCAGCCTGATATCTCAAGTCATGGAGTTGTTCTTCCTTAGGGCTGGATGATCAAGGTACTTCAGTGAGAGAGAAGAGCTAACAGCTCCTGGAGACAGGAACGAGCAAGTTCATACAATACAGACAACCTTGCCTCCTAAGTCTTCTTACAGCTACAACTAGAAtaattaaagtgaaaaataaacaaaagttgAAAACCCAGCGCTTTTGGTGCCAGTTTTACAAAGCATTAACAGCACTGcgtaaaaggaaaacagaacaaggaAAACAATGACTAGGGCCCCATTTCCTACTCGTGCCTGCATGTATAAGGTTATGGCATAGACTAGACTAAAAAGTTAATTTATCTTAGAAGCAGCACAGAATTCCACAATTTACAGAAAGTGGTGTAAAAGTGTTTCTGCTGATTTCCATCTTGTACTAGCTGAAGACAGTCAAATGATAATGTAACTAAGgggaaattttctttatttagttACCACTCAGAAACCATTAAAAGTCTCACTTGCAACAAGATAAAACTTTTGCAGTTGATACTGCAGCTCTGAGAAGCACTGATCAAGGCAAGAATATCAGCAGTAAAGGAGAACATGTAAGTtggtatttgaaaaatacattttacaattATCTTTATtgccctaaaaaaaaaccccaaaacttaaAGCTACTCTTAATTTAAGACAATTTCCTAAACAgtcttcctttaaagaaaaaaaaaagccatagaGAACTGTGTCAAGGTTTATCAACTTCCAGCAAATTGTAGCCAGCAAGTCTATTGTGCTTCTAAGTCCAGCACTGCCCTGTAACTCCTCTTAACCTCAAACACTCCTGCTTCCTGCACATGGTCAAAAAAGCCTTCTAAATCATTATAGCATCTGCCTCACTAAACAACTACACCATACCTATAATAGTATATAAACATATGATAGATTGTACTGTATTGCTTGGAATTTGGTAATTGCACATACCTTTAAGTCAGGCTTATATATGCAAATTACTGTGAAactatttcagcatttctgagcTAATGGTCAAGTACAAAATTTCACACCAGTTCAAGCATCCTGTAAGAATTGTCAAGGACAAGCACAGCACAAAATAAAcatgttgttttatttcatctctGTTTACAAAGTTTCCATACAGAGTAGTGCATGCAGTTTTAACAAAAGTCAATGCTAGTTATTTATTGAGCTTTATGGTTAAGATGTCTTCATTCCATTGTGCCTTCTGAGCCTCACAGAAGTCCAAATACCAGCATAAGGTCTTCAACTTTGGAGATGACTTTAGTATTGGACGTCTAGTCTATCACATTTAACACTGACAAAGATCATGAGGTATGCTAGTCTTATCTGCTTGTAAAAATACATTACATGTACAATAAGGATACTTTTTTAGTGTATTagactgaaaatacaaacaagGCAGGATAGTTGcaacaaggaaaaaacacttttaaaatgcagaagctgAAGCCACTGAAAATTTTTCATCTTGATACCAAAAAAAGCTTGGATTGCAGTGCAGGGAGCAATCCTCTTGAGTAGCAAACAAGTCTTAAATAACTACCTTATACTACTTCTGTTAAAACAATTCCAGGGATTATGTTTAGCTAGcttaacatttacttttttgctGCCTTCGTAAATCTGGTGCCACAGTGCACGTTTTGTTAGTTTATGACCTTTCACAATCCTCTGTTCTTCATTTCACTTCGTGCAAAAGTAACACTCAGGGACTCAGTCAACTCTAATAAACATCTCAGTATAAAAACTTCATGGTCTTAAGACAACCTGTTGTGCACCCCTTTCAACTTCAGATTTAGGCTACAGTAAGAATATCAGCTGTCCTTAACTGGCTGTTCTAAGTTATTTTGATCAGTTACTAGTACTGTTCTGTTAGGTGAGGATAgaggtggtttggttttttttaaaaaacagttccACAAGTCCCTACCTCCACTTAACTTATAGCAAAACTAGAGTTCCCGCTCTTTAGGTAGCGTAATTATTTGTGTGTCTAAAGTATTATGCAATGCTTGGGTTACAGCTATGTTAATATATATCATCAGAGACATAGTTAAAAGACATGTTGCTTTCCATAAAAGTTTACACTTCTGAGTAAGCCCACTATTACTAGTGCTATGCAGTGTGATCTGCCTGATTTTCCTctatttcagctttaaatacACCCTTTAGACTaactcctccccaccaccctttCAAACACTGATGCCTGATGATGGACCTCTgcctttcaaagacaaaaatcaaagcagctcAGGCTCCATCTTTTACAAAGATACAGGCTGACCTAATCCTGAAGTGATCCTACATTTCTGATACCAGTCTTCAGAAGCCCAGCTCTAAGCCCTCCTGCATCACAGGTGCTGGCCATCACCTAGTCATCCTCCAGGCCACAGGATCACAAGATGACTCCAATCCAGAGCTTCTTATTTAAGACAGACATGCCTGATTCTCATAACAGCTTCTGAGGGGAATCAAATACGAAGGAGAATTGTTGCTATTTGGCACTATCGCAGCCACAGACTTCGTCTCCCAGCTTTCACAGAATTCCAGTTCAGTGGCACTTCAGCTCTCCATTGTAAAGAAGATTTTTGTTCCTTGAATGCTACAAAAAGAGGGTTCCAGTCTCACAAATATGACAAACATGATCATTCTGTCACCCAGAGAATTTAAAGGAATGTAGAGATTCCATAAGATAATTAGGAATTGGAGGGTCACCCTTTATATTATAGTTTGCAATGGTGCTAGCCTGATGCTCTTTTCCCCAGAAATGAGTAGATACTTCTTGTCTCACAAGCAAGGCTCTGAAGCCAGCATGGCATGCTCTATTACACTGTAGTTTCTGCTCAGAGCAAATGGGAAACTAAAAGTGATGAAAAGACAGCATCCAAATTTTACTTGGGAATTTTTATAAACACactaaaatgttaatattaagATCAGTTATAAAGTTCTTCTCAGTCTTAAAATCCCTTTGATATATTAGCATTGCACAAAACTGATCTGCAAGCCTGTATATTCTGCACCTCAAAGAATCACAGTAGCCTTTTAACAGCACTTTCTCATAACACCATTAGGCAATTAAGCTAGCCTGTAACACTGCACTGTGTCCTTATCAAAGGATGCAAAAGTTTTAGAAAAGTCTTCGTCTCTCTTTAGTCAAAGCCCAACTTGAAAGGTCAATGCTACaacagaaagggggaaagaTGACAAACCAACATTGCAACCATTTCCAAATCATAGTTCCCTATTAGCACTTAACCACTTTGACCAAAATAAGCACACAATAAGACCAGTAAGCATTAAAAGTGTTGtaacaagttattttaaaatttcttagtATAAGCATTTGAGACCAGCAGCATATCTCAATAATTCTTTCTTCCAAGACTGAGTAGTAGTGGAAATGCCTAACTGAAAGTGCATAAAAGTCAAGATTCTCCCAATTCCCTCTTGTGATCTGTACTCCTGGTTATAAGTATCTGCTCTACAGTCTCACATTTAACAGCAgacataaaataattattacaCAGCCCTACTGCTGATTCAGCAGTTG
This window encodes:
- the MRPS25 gene encoding small ribosomal subunit protein mS25, whose amino-acid sequence is MPMKGRFPIRRTLQYLGQGDVIFKSSVKVMTVNYNTAGELSEGARKFVFFNIPQIQYKNPWVQIMLFRNMTPSPFLRFYLDNGEQVLVDVEDKTNKEITEHIKKILGKSKETLEKEERERKKLSHPATFGPKKYHLRECMCEIEGQVPCPAFVPLPKEMRGKYKAAIKNEASA